A window of the Bacillus sp. A301a_S52 genome harbors these coding sequences:
- the purE gene encoding 5-(carboxyamino)imidazole ribonucleotide mutase gives MSLKVGVIMGSTSDWETMKHTADTLKELGVPFETKVVSAHRTPDLMFDYAETARGRGLHVIIAGAGGAAHLPGMVAAKTTLPVIGVPVQSKALDGMDSLLSIVQMPAGVPVATVAIGKAGAINAALLAAQQLSVHEPVIAERLKARRDKKREEIMQEGELT, from the coding sequence ATGTCATTAAAAGTAGGCGTCATCATGGGGTCCACATCAGACTGGGAAACAATGAAACACACAGCTGATACATTAAAGGAGTTGGGAGTTCCCTTTGAAACAAAAGTCGTCTCGGCACATCGTACTCCCGATTTAATGTTCGATTATGCAGAAACAGCGAGAGGGCGAGGATTGCATGTGATCATTGCAGGTGCAGGTGGGGCAGCTCATCTTCCTGGTATGGTAGCAGCAAAAACAACGCTTCCGGTTATCGGAGTACCCGTCCAATCGAAAGCATTAGACGGCATGGATTCGTTATTATCTATCGTGCAAATGCCTGCCGGCGTCCCTGTTGCCACAGTTGCCATTGGGAAAGCAGGTGCGATCAATGCAGCACTCCTCGCCGCGCAACAACTCTCAGTTCATGAACCAGTGATAGCGGAGCGTCTAAAAGCCCGACGTGATAAAAAACGGGAAGAGATTATGCAAGAAGGAGAGTTGACATGA
- the purK gene encoding 5-(carboxyamino)imidazole ribonucleotide synthase, whose product MMSEWMAPGKTIGILGGGQLGRMMALSAKEMGYRVAVLEPTPDSPCGQVADHQVNTAYNDLKGAEKLAQLCDVLTYEFENIDSETATWLEQQMYLPQGSDLLAITQDRSHEKQAIRSFHVPVAPYQEVVTANDLQKAVELLGLPAVLKTTRGGYDGKGQYVIKTIEELPHAWNDLKGKGPFVLEAWIPFQKEISVIVTRNAKGETATFPVAENRHVNNILHQSIVPARISTLVHDKAVKLATHLAESFNLIGTLAVEMFVTADDDIYVNELAPRPHNSGHYTMNACETSQFAQHIRAVCGWSLGRTDLLKPAVMVNILGEHMSEVLANLDKLPQGHLHLYGKAEARTGRKMGHITFLTDDVEATLKAIHDTNIWKKDHKH is encoded by the coding sequence ATGATGAGCGAATGGATGGCACCAGGAAAAACAATCGGTATTCTGGGCGGTGGCCAGCTTGGTCGAATGATGGCCTTGTCAGCGAAAGAGATGGGGTATAGGGTTGCAGTGTTGGAGCCAACTCCCGATTCCCCATGTGGTCAAGTAGCAGACCATCAAGTGAACACAGCCTATAACGATTTAAAAGGTGCAGAAAAATTGGCGCAGTTATGCGACGTTCTGACGTATGAATTTGAAAATATTGATTCAGAAACGGCCACATGGTTAGAACAACAAATGTATTTGCCACAAGGCAGTGACTTGCTTGCCATTACGCAAGATCGTAGCCATGAAAAGCAGGCGATCCGCTCTTTTCATGTCCCTGTCGCCCCTTACCAGGAGGTGGTCACAGCTAACGATTTGCAGAAGGCTGTAGAACTGTTAGGATTACCAGCTGTATTGAAGACGACGCGCGGTGGTTACGATGGCAAAGGCCAATATGTCATAAAGACGATAGAAGAATTACCACATGCATGGAATGACTTAAAAGGAAAAGGGCCGTTCGTGTTAGAAGCGTGGATTCCTTTTCAAAAAGAGATATCCGTTATCGTAACCCGCAATGCGAAGGGGGAAACAGCTACTTTTCCAGTAGCTGAGAATCGTCACGTCAATAATATTCTTCACCAATCGATCGTGCCGGCAAGAATATCAACTCTCGTGCATGATAAAGCAGTCAAACTAGCGACACATCTGGCAGAATCATTTAATCTTATCGGCACGTTAGCGGTAGAAATGTTCGTCACTGCTGACGACGATATTTATGTAAACGAATTGGCCCCACGTCCTCATAACTCCGGACATTACACGATGAACGCCTGTGAGACATCGCAATTTGCTCAGCACATTCGAGCGGTGTGCGGTTGGTCGCTTGGAAGAACCGATTTACTTAAACCCGCTGTCATGGTTAACATATTAGGTGAGCATATGTCAGAAGTCTTGGCTAATTTAGATAAACTGCCGCAAGGTCACCTACATCTTTATGGAAAGGCAGAAGCCCGTACAGGTCGTAAAATGGGGCATATCACTTTTTTAACAGATGATGTAGAAGCGACTCTCAAAGCAATTCATGACACGAATATTTGGAAAAAAGACCACAAACATTAG
- the purB gene encoding adenylosuccinate lyase, translating into MIERYTRPEMGAIWTENNRFQAWLEVEILACEAWAELGDIPKEDVKKIREKASFDVARIHEIEEQTRHDVVAFTRAVSETLGDERKWVHYGLTSTDVVDTALSYLLKQANDIIEKDIIAFIDILKHKAIEHKTTVMMGRTHGVHAEPTTFGLKLALWYEEMKRNLERFRHAAETVRVGKLSGAVGTYANIDPSVEKYVCEGLGLEASPISTQTLQRDRHAHYVATLSLIASSIEKMAVEIRGLQKSETREVEEFFAKGQKGSSAMPHKRNPIGSENMTGLARVLRGHVVTAYENIALWHERDISHSSAERVILPDATIALNYMLNRFGNIVKNLTVFPENMKRNMTRTYGLIYSQRVLLSLIDKGMAREAAYDLVQPKAMEAWEKGIQFRQLVEEDEHITNQLSSEELDDCFDYKHHLKHVDTIFERLGLTN; encoded by the coding sequence ATGATTGAACGCTATACACGCCCAGAAATGGGTGCGATTTGGACAGAAAATAATCGATTTCAAGCTTGGCTAGAAGTAGAAATACTCGCGTGTGAGGCATGGGCAGAATTAGGTGACATTCCGAAAGAAGACGTGAAAAAAATACGTGAAAAGGCCTCATTCGATGTGGCGCGTATTCATGAGATTGAAGAGCAAACACGACACGATGTGGTCGCCTTCACCCGAGCGGTTTCTGAGACGCTTGGTGACGAGCGTAAATGGGTGCATTACGGTTTAACGTCTACTGATGTGGTAGATACAGCTCTATCCTATTTACTGAAACAAGCGAACGACATCATAGAAAAAGATATTATTGCCTTTATTGATATTCTTAAACATAAAGCGATCGAACATAAAACAACGGTGATGATGGGACGTACACATGGTGTGCATGCAGAACCGACCACATTTGGCCTGAAGCTTGCCCTTTGGTATGAAGAGATGAAGCGTAACCTTGAGCGCTTCCGCCATGCAGCTGAAACAGTCAGAGTAGGGAAGCTTTCTGGTGCAGTAGGGACATACGCTAATATTGATCCATCAGTAGAAAAGTATGTGTGTGAAGGACTTGGCCTTGAAGCTTCTCCAATTTCTACACAAACGTTACAGCGTGATCGTCACGCTCATTATGTGGCGACACTGTCACTTATCGCATCGTCTATTGAAAAAATGGCGGTTGAAATTCGTGGATTGCAAAAAAGTGAAACACGGGAAGTAGAAGAATTTTTTGCAAAAGGACAAAAGGGATCATCAGCAATGCCGCATAAACGAAATCCGATCGGCTCTGAAAATATGACAGGACTAGCACGGGTTTTACGCGGACATGTGGTGACCGCCTACGAAAATATCGCTCTTTGGCATGAACGAGATATTTCTCACTCTTCCGCCGAACGTGTCATTTTACCTGATGCGACGATTGCATTGAATTATATGCTTAATCGATTCGGCAATATCGTGAAAAATTTAACGGTATTTCCTGAGAACATGAAACGAAATATGACGCGCACTTACGGCCTTATTTATTCCCAGCGTGTCCTGTTATCTCTTATTGATAAAGGCATGGCACGAGAAGCAGCTTATGACCTCGTTCAACCTAAAGCGATGGAAGCGTGGGAAAAAGGGATCCAATTTCGTCAGTTAGTGGAAGAGGATGAGCACATTACAAACCAGCTTTCTTCAGAGGAACTTGATGATTGTTTTGATTATAAACACCACCTAAAGCATGTGGACACAATCTTTGAACGTCTTGGTTTGACGAATTAA
- a CDS encoding phosphoribosylaminoimidazolesuccinocarboxamide synthase produces MEKKACLYEGKAKQIYKTDKDDVLWISYKDDATAFNGEKKETLRGKGRLNNEISSLIFSQLARQGVKSHFIERLSETEQLVRKVAIIPVEVVVRNVAAGSLVKRLGFSRGQQFSEPIVEFYYKDDELGDPLMNDAHIKAMGLASENDVQLMKEKALAVNDHLITMFEKIGVQLIDFKLEFGKDSTGQVLLADEISPDTCRLWDKQTGESLDKDLFRFQQGDLQEGYETILTRLGGQA; encoded by the coding sequence GTGGAAAAAAAAGCGTGTTTGTATGAAGGAAAAGCGAAACAGATTTATAAGACGGATAAAGATGATGTGTTATGGATTAGTTATAAGGACGACGCCACAGCTTTTAACGGAGAAAAAAAAGAGACACTTCGAGGCAAAGGGCGTCTCAACAACGAAATCAGTTCACTCATTTTTTCCCAACTGGCTCGTCAAGGAGTAAAAAGCCACTTCATTGAAAGGCTCTCTGAAACAGAACAGCTCGTACGTAAAGTAGCTATTATTCCAGTGGAAGTGGTCGTTCGTAATGTGGCTGCGGGAAGTTTAGTGAAACGTCTTGGCTTTTCACGAGGGCAGCAATTTAGCGAACCGATTGTAGAGTTTTATTACAAAGATGATGAGCTAGGAGACCCTCTCATGAATGACGCTCACATTAAAGCAATGGGTTTAGCCTCAGAAAATGATGTACAACTTATGAAAGAAAAGGCCTTGGCTGTCAATGATCACTTAATCACCATGTTTGAGAAGATCGGCGTGCAACTGATCGATTTCAAATTGGAATTTGGCAAAGATTCAACAGGCCAAGTTCTCCTCGCTGATGAGATCTCTCCAGACACATGTCGTCTCTGGGATAAACAAACGGGTGAATCATTGGATAAAGATTTATTTCGCTTTCAACAAGGGGATTTACAAGAAGGGTATGAAACGATTTTGACGAGACTAGGAGGACAAGCATAA
- the purS gene encoding phosphoribosylformylglycinamidine synthase subunit PurS, protein MTYDVKVYVTLKEGVLDPQGSAVKNSLHHLGFEGVSDVRIGKVMTLRLEATEETVHEHVKQMCDKLLANPVIEDYTYEAEEVVSS, encoded by the coding sequence ATGACATACGATGTGAAGGTTTATGTGACATTAAAAGAAGGGGTACTAGATCCACAAGGGTCAGCCGTGAAAAATTCACTCCATCACTTAGGTTTTGAAGGTGTTAGCGATGTGAGAATCGGAAAAGTGATGACGCTTCGTTTGGAGGCGACAGAAGAAACGGTCCATGAGCACGTCAAACAAATGTGTGACAAACTTCTCGCTAACCCGGTCATAGAAGACTATACGTATGAGGCAGAGGAGGTCGTCTCTTCATGA
- the purQ gene encoding phosphoribosylformylglycinamidine synthase subunit PurQ yields the protein MRFAVIVFPGSNCDLDMFHAIKDELGEDVAYVWHDETSLDGFDAILLPGGFSYGDYLRSGAIARFSPIMKAVEEKAAEGVPILGVCNGFQVLLEAGLLPGAMRRNANLSFICKQTRLQITNKTSLFTNSYHDTNTITIPVAHGEGNYYCDDDTLASLKANNQIVFTYEEDVNGSVANIAGIMNEQGNVLGMMPHPERAVDALLGSADGLKLFQSIVKHWREQHAITS from the coding sequence ATGAGATTTGCAGTCATTGTCTTCCCTGGATCTAATTGCGATTTAGATATGTTTCATGCGATAAAGGATGAATTAGGGGAGGACGTCGCGTATGTTTGGCATGATGAAACAAGTCTTGACGGTTTTGATGCCATTCTACTTCCAGGCGGCTTTTCGTACGGTGATTACTTGCGTTCAGGGGCGATTGCAAGATTTTCGCCAATCATGAAAGCAGTAGAAGAAAAAGCAGCAGAAGGAGTGCCAATCCTTGGGGTATGTAATGGTTTTCAAGTCCTTCTTGAAGCAGGTCTGCTTCCTGGCGCTATGCGTCGGAATGCTAACTTATCCTTTATTTGTAAACAAACACGCCTTCAAATTACAAACAAAACGTCGCTTTTTACAAACAGTTATCACGACACAAATACGATTACAATCCCAGTCGCTCACGGAGAAGGTAACTACTACTGTGATGATGACACATTGGCTTCACTGAAAGCCAATAACCAAATTGTATTCACTTATGAAGAAGATGTGAACGGTTCTGTGGCTAATATCGCAGGCATCATGAATGAGCAGGGAAATGTACTTGGGATGATGCCACATCCTGAGCGGGCTGTTGATGCGCTATTAGGTTCAGCCGACGGTTTAAAGCTTTTTCAATCGATTGTCAAGCATTGGAGGGAACAGCATGCCATTACGTCATGA
- the purL gene encoding phosphoribosylformylglycinamidine synthase subunit PurL, producing MPLRHEPSPARIKEEKIYKEMGVSDSEFHMIEEILGRQPNYTELGLFSVMWSEHCSYKNSKVLLKKFPTDGEKVLQGPGEGAGIIDIGDGQAVVFKIESHNHPSAVEPYEGAATGVGGIIRDIFSMGARPVALLNSLRFGELKNPRVKYLFEGVVSGIAGYGNCIGIPTVGGEVQFDPCYEGNPLVNAMCVGLIDHQDIQKGQAKGTGNPVLYVGASTGRDGIHGATFASEELSEASESKRPSVQVGDPFMEKLLVEACLEATKHPKLVGIQDMGAAGLTSSSAEMASKAGSGITMNLDEVPQREKAMTPYEMMLSESQERMLLVVEKGSEQEFITLFEKWGLLAKVVGEVTDNQRLTLLHDGEVVADVPVDALAEEAPVYHQPSKEPAYFSRFQQQTNYKPAVTDYAHTLKLLLQQPTIASKEWVYEQYDYMVRTNTVVAPGSDAAVIRIRETEKALAMTTDCNSRFIYLDPYEGGKLAVAEAARNLVCSGAEPLGVTDCLNYGSPEKPEIFWQLERSTDGLSEACETLETPVIGGNVSLYNETAKGAIYPTPVIGMVGLVHHLDHITKQSFRQAGDTIYLLGETTAEFCGSELQKLTEGDIFGPAPAIDLTTEKHRQNTVLTAIQSGTVQSAHDLSEGGFLVALAEKAFGTPFGADVTIPDADVLSAFFSEAPSRYILTVKKENQERFEKLVPDAKAIGTVTETPVLHVTGKQGETLINESVAPLEDAWRGAISCYLK from the coding sequence ATGCCATTACGTCATGAGCCGTCACCAGCACGGATTAAAGAGGAAAAAATATACAAAGAGATGGGTGTTAGCGATTCAGAATTTCACATGATCGAAGAGATTCTTGGCAGACAACCAAACTATACGGAACTCGGTCTTTTTTCAGTCATGTGGTCTGAACATTGTAGCTACAAAAACTCGAAAGTGCTCTTAAAGAAATTCCCTACAGACGGTGAAAAAGTCTTGCAAGGTCCTGGAGAAGGGGCTGGGATTATCGATATTGGTGATGGGCAAGCAGTCGTCTTCAAAATTGAAAGTCATAATCACCCATCAGCTGTGGAGCCATATGAAGGGGCAGCGACCGGAGTAGGCGGCATTATCCGTGACATTTTTTCAATGGGAGCTCGGCCTGTCGCCCTATTAAACTCCCTTCGTTTTGGCGAGTTAAAAAACCCCCGTGTGAAATATTTATTTGAAGGGGTCGTGTCTGGGATCGCAGGTTACGGTAACTGTATCGGGATTCCAACGGTAGGCGGTGAAGTGCAATTCGATCCTTGTTATGAAGGGAATCCTTTAGTTAATGCCATGTGTGTCGGACTCATCGATCATCAAGATATTCAAAAAGGTCAGGCGAAAGGCACGGGGAATCCCGTTCTCTATGTGGGGGCAAGTACAGGACGTGATGGGATTCATGGTGCCACCTTTGCTTCGGAAGAATTAAGTGAAGCGTCAGAATCGAAACGTCCATCAGTGCAAGTCGGTGACCCGTTCATGGAAAAATTACTCGTTGAAGCGTGTTTAGAAGCGACGAAGCATCCGAAACTAGTGGGGATTCAAGATATGGGAGCAGCTGGTCTCACATCGTCATCAGCGGAAATGGCCAGTAAAGCTGGCTCAGGTATCACGATGAACTTAGATGAAGTGCCACAGCGTGAAAAAGCGATGACACCTTATGAAATGATGTTGTCTGAATCACAGGAACGGATGCTTCTCGTCGTTGAAAAAGGCAGTGAACAAGAGTTTATCACCTTATTTGAAAAATGGGGACTTCTCGCTAAAGTAGTAGGGGAAGTGACGGATAATCAGCGCCTAACATTACTTCACGATGGTGAAGTGGTGGCAGACGTGCCCGTGGATGCGTTAGCTGAAGAAGCACCTGTTTACCATCAACCATCAAAAGAACCGGCATATTTCAGCCGCTTTCAACAACAAACAAATTACAAGCCTGCTGTGACAGATTATGCCCATACGTTAAAGCTGCTTTTACAGCAACCAACTATCGCCAGCAAAGAGTGGGTTTATGAACAGTACGATTACATGGTACGGACAAACACAGTAGTGGCACCAGGGTCTGACGCGGCAGTCATTCGTATCCGTGAGACAGAGAAAGCTCTTGCGATGACGACTGATTGTAATTCTCGCTTCATCTATCTCGATCCATATGAAGGCGGGAAATTAGCCGTGGCGGAAGCAGCGAGAAACCTCGTTTGTTCTGGTGCAGAACCTTTAGGTGTCACCGATTGTCTCAACTATGGTAGCCCAGAAAAACCAGAGATTTTCTGGCAACTGGAGCGTTCCACTGACGGACTAAGCGAAGCGTGTGAGACGTTAGAAACACCGGTTATTGGTGGGAATGTTTCCTTATATAATGAGACAGCAAAAGGGGCGATTTACCCGACGCCTGTCATCGGAATGGTCGGACTCGTCCACCACCTTGACCACATTACAAAGCAGTCATTTAGACAAGCTGGTGATACGATTTACCTCCTTGGTGAGACAACAGCTGAATTCTGCGGCAGTGAACTGCAAAAGCTGACAGAAGGGGATATTTTCGGACCTGCGCCAGCCATTGATTTAACAACGGAAAAACACCGTCAGAACACTGTATTAACAGCGATTCAGTCCGGCACTGTCCAATCAGCGCATGATTTATCCGAAGGGGGCTTTCTCGTTGCATTAGCAGAAAAGGCGTTTGGAACGCCGTTCGGTGCTGACGTGACGATCCCGGACGCCGATGTGCTCTCAGCGTTTTTTAGTGAAGCACCATCGCGCTATATTTTAACAGTCAAGAAAGAAAATCAAGAACGATTCGAGAAACTTGTGCCAGACGCAAAAGCAATTGGAACTGTGACAGAAACACCGGTGCTTCATGTGACCGGGAAGCAGGGGGAAACCCTAATCAACGAAAGCGTCGCACCATTGGAGGACGCTTGGAGAGGTGCCATTTCATGCTACCTGAAATAA
- a CDS encoding amidophosphoribosyltransferase: MLPEIKGLNEECGVFGVWGHEDASHITYYGLHSLQHRGQEGAGIVVTDRNKLKIHKGMGLVNDVFNEDILNNMQGTGAIGHVRYTTAGGSDFINCQPLQFNSQTGSLAIAHNGNLVNATALKRQLEYQGSIFQTTSDTEVIAHLIKRSGYPDIRDSVKNALTMVKGAYALAILVEDFMMVALDPNGLRPLSIGKLGDGYVVSSETCAFDIVGATFLREVQPGELILINDEGLHIETFSPSTKRTICSMEYVYFARPDSNVEEINVHAARKNLGKQLAIEAGIDADVVTGVPDSSISAAIGFAEESGIPYELGLIKNRYVGRTFIQPSQSLREQGVKMKLSAVRGVVEGKRVVMIDDSIVRGTTARRIVKLLREAGAKEVHVRISSPPIINPCYYGIDTSTKGELIAAEKSIEEIREEMGADSLAYLSVDGLMSGIGRPDTMENCGQCLACFTGAYPTEIYPATDHPYDKVLGGK; this comes from the coding sequence ATGCTACCTGAAATAAAAGGATTAAATGAAGAGTGCGGTGTGTTCGGTGTATGGGGTCATGAAGACGCTTCTCATATTACGTATTATGGGTTGCATAGTTTGCAGCACCGTGGGCAAGAAGGAGCAGGAATTGTTGTCACGGATCGCAACAAACTGAAGATCCATAAAGGAATGGGACTCGTAAACGACGTTTTTAACGAGGATATTCTCAACAATATGCAAGGAACGGGTGCCATTGGCCACGTGCGATATACGACAGCGGGCGGCAGTGATTTTATTAACTGTCAGCCGCTTCAGTTCAATTCTCAAACAGGCAGTTTGGCTATCGCTCACAATGGAAACCTCGTCAACGCCACTGCGTTAAAGCGGCAGCTAGAATATCAAGGGAGCATTTTTCAAACGACGTCAGATACAGAAGTCATTGCCCATTTAATTAAACGGAGCGGCTATCCAGACATCCGTGATTCTGTGAAAAATGCGTTAACGATGGTAAAAGGGGCTTATGCACTTGCTATTCTCGTAGAAGATTTTATGATGGTAGCGCTCGACCCGAACGGACTGCGCCCATTATCGATTGGAAAGCTTGGAGACGGCTACGTCGTCTCGTCTGAAACGTGTGCATTTGACATTGTAGGTGCTACATTCCTAAGAGAAGTACAGCCAGGTGAATTAATCTTAATCAATGATGAAGGATTGCACATTGAAACGTTCTCCCCCTCAACGAAGCGTACGATATGTTCTATGGAGTACGTGTACTTTGCACGCCCTGACAGCAATGTGGAAGAGATTAACGTGCATGCTGCTCGGAAAAATCTTGGCAAACAGTTAGCCATAGAAGCAGGTATTGATGCGGATGTGGTCACAGGGGTACCAGACTCAAGCATCTCGGCCGCCATCGGTTTTGCAGAAGAGTCAGGGATTCCGTATGAGCTCGGTCTCATAAAAAACCGTTACGTCGGTCGAACTTTTATCCAGCCTTCTCAATCATTGCGGGAGCAGGGTGTGAAAATGAAGCTTTCTGCTGTTCGTGGTGTCGTGGAAGGAAAACGTGTCGTCATGATTGATGATTCTATCGTTCGGGGTACAACAGCAAGGAGAATTGTGAAACTTTTAAGGGAAGCTGGTGCGAAGGAAGTGCACGTCCGTATCAGTTCACCGCCGATCATTAACCCTTGCTATTATGGGATCGATACGTCCACTAAAGGGGAATTAATTGCTGCTGAAAAATCAATTGAAGAAATTCGTGAAGAAATGGGTGCTGATTCATTAGCTTATTTAAGTGTTGATGGTTTAATGAGTGGGATCGGCCGCCCTGACACGATGGAAAATTGCGGACAATGTCTCGCTTGTTTCACAGGCGCGTATCCGACAGAGATTTATCCAGCGACAGACCATCCATACGATAAAGTGTTAGGGGGAAAATAA
- a CDS encoding phosphoribosylformylglycinamidine cyclo-ligase gives MSKAYESAGVNIEAGYEGVRRMKKHVASTMRPEVLGGLGGFGGLFDLSQLNLKEPVLVSGTDGVGTKLIIAQETNRHDTIGIDAVAMCVNDIVVQGASPLFFLDYLALGKNDPAQVEQIVAGVAEGCRQSGCALIGGETAEMPGLYAENDYDVAGFVVGAAEKTQLWGPARISEGDVLIGLPSSGVHSNGFSLVRKIVKDAGLTWQSPAPKQLNEHTLGDVFLAPTRIYVKALQPFIGGDDVRAAAHITGGGLVENVPRMLPEGVGAVINLDAWQVPPVFTWLKEQGGLTVDDMLETFNMGLGLVLAVKSDNAPEVLRQLHEQGEQACEIGRLTAGEGLTFEGALKL, from the coding sequence GTGTCTAAAGCGTATGAATCGGCAGGTGTGAACATCGAAGCAGGCTATGAAGGTGTCCGCCGTATGAAAAAACATGTGGCGTCTACCATGCGTCCTGAAGTGCTAGGTGGTCTCGGAGGTTTTGGCGGTTTATTTGATTTATCACAGTTGAACTTGAAAGAGCCAGTCCTCGTCTCAGGTACCGACGGCGTCGGGACGAAACTCATCATTGCTCAAGAAACGAACCGACATGACACCATTGGCATCGATGCTGTTGCTATGTGTGTCAATGATATTGTCGTCCAAGGAGCCTCACCGTTATTTTTCCTTGATTATTTGGCGCTTGGGAAGAATGATCCAGCACAGGTGGAACAGATTGTCGCTGGCGTAGCGGAAGGCTGTCGCCAGTCAGGATGCGCTCTTATCGGCGGAGAGACGGCGGAGATGCCTGGACTTTATGCAGAAAACGATTATGATGTGGCTGGATTTGTTGTAGGGGCTGCCGAGAAGACTCAGCTCTGGGGGCCAGCTCGGATCAGTGAAGGGGATGTCTTGATCGGATTGCCGTCAAGTGGGGTGCATAGTAACGGTTTCTCACTCGTAAGAAAAATCGTGAAAGATGCCGGTCTCACATGGCAAAGTCCTGCACCAAAACAGTTGAATGAACACACGTTAGGGGATGTATTTCTAGCACCAACGCGCATCTATGTTAAGGCATTACAACCTTTTATAGGTGGCGATGATGTACGAGCTGCTGCTCATATAACAGGGGGCGGACTTGTAGAAAATGTCCCCCGAATGCTTCCAGAAGGTGTGGGTGCCGTCATTAACCTTGATGCGTGGCAAGTGCCACCTGTTTTCACGTGGTTAAAGGAGCAAGGTGGTCTCACAGTCGACGACATGCTTGAAACATTTAATATGGGACTAGGGCTTGTCTTGGCTGTTAAGTCGGATAATGCGCCGGAAGTATTACGCCAGCTACATGAGCAAGGTGAACAAGCATGTGAAATTGGGCGTCTTACAGCAGGGGAAGGACTCACGTTTGAAGGAGCATTGAAGCTATGA
- the purN gene encoding phosphoribosylglycinamide formyltransferase translates to MTKIAVFASGSGSNFQAMIDAVEAGNLTAEIALLVCDKPGAYAEKRAEEAAIPIFSFSPKTYSGKAAFEQAILTELHRHEVKWIVLAGYMRLIGPTLLKAYEGRIMNIHPSLLPAFPGLDAIGQAFDARVKVSGVTIHFVDEGMDTGPIIAQEPVRIEENDTREDVQHNIQAVEHRLYPQTIQQVINNGGGA, encoded by the coding sequence ATGACGAAGATCGCTGTGTTTGCTTCAGGAAGCGGTAGTAATTTTCAAGCGATGATCGATGCGGTTGAGGCAGGGAACTTGACCGCTGAGATTGCCTTACTCGTATGTGACAAGCCTGGGGCTTATGCTGAAAAACGGGCTGAGGAAGCGGCTATTCCTATTTTTTCTTTCTCTCCGAAGACATACAGCGGAAAAGCGGCCTTTGAACAGGCAATTCTCACTGAACTGCACCGCCATGAGGTGAAATGGATCGTGCTGGCAGGGTATATGCGCCTTATTGGTCCCACTTTATTAAAGGCTTATGAAGGGCGAATAATGAATATTCACCCGTCACTGTTACCAGCATTTCCTGGGTTAGATGCCATAGGTCAAGCGTTTGACGCCCGTGTGAAAGTGTCTGGTGTGACGATTCACTTTGTTGATGAAGGCATGGATACGGGGCCGATTATTGCTCAGGAGCCTGTGCGAATTGAAGAAAATGATACGAGAGAAGATGTTCAACACAACATACAGGCGGTAGAACATCGCTTATATCCACAAACAATACAGCAAGTGATTAACAACGGCGGAGGAGCGTGA